From the Methanobacterium sp. CWC-01 genome, the window TGGCTCCCACGTCAACAAAGAGTTAAATAAACAGGGATACGAAACTGTTGTTCTTGATAATTTAAGCTATGGTCATGATGATTTTGTGAAATGGGGAACCCTGGAACGTGTGGATCTCTCCAACACCCGTGAAATCAGGAGAGTATTCCAGGATTACGCTTTTGAGGCAGTTCTGCACTTCGCAGCCTTTACCTACGTTGGTGAATCGGTAGAAAACCCTCAGAAATATTATTTAAACAACTTGAGAAACACCTTAAATTTGCTGGAAGTAATGCTGGAGTTTGAAGTTAAAAAATTGGTCTTCTCATCTACCTGTGCCACCTACGGTGATCCTATTGAGATCCCCATCACCGAAGAACACCCCCAAACCCCCATCAATCCCTATGGCAGGGGGAAACTTATGATGGAACAAATACTCAGAGATTACAGCCAGGCTTACGGTCTGAGATACGCTTCACTCCGGTATTTTAATGCAGCTGGAGCAGATCCGGATGGGGAAGTTGGAGAAATGCATAACCCGGAAACTCACCTCATACCGCTCATACTGGACGCTGCCCTAGGTAAAAGGGAGGCTATAAAGATCTTCGGCACGGATTATCCCACAGAGGATGGTACCTGCATCAGGGATTACATTCACGTAACTGATCTGGCAGATGCCCATATAAAGGCCCTGAAATATCTTGAAAACAGGGGTGAGAGTGACGTTTTCAACCTGGGAAATGGAAACGGATTTTCAGTCAGGGAAGTAATAGAAGAAGCCAGAAAAGTGACCGGAAGAGAAATTAAGGCCATTGAAACTGATAGAAGACCTGGTGATCCTCCGATTCTGGTTGGAAGCTCAGAGAAAGCCCGTGAAATCCTGAAATGGCAACCCAGATTCTATGATCTAAGTCAAATTATCAGTACAGCCTGGAAATGGCATGAAAACTTAAAAAAAAGGGATAAAGGGACCTAAATGTCCACAAATCTTATTTAATTATTTGCTTTAAATACTCTCTCATCTCTTCCCCCACTTCCGGATCCTCCAGAGCCATGTCCAGAGAGCTTTTAAGCCACTCCAGAGTGGTTCCGATGTCATAGATACGACCAGGGAATACGTGGCCATAAATAGAATCCAAAAGACGCATGGCATCGGTTAGCTGAATCTCTCCGCCAACTCCCGGTGGCACCTCCTCCAGATAATCGAATATTTCCGGTTGCAGTATGTACCTGCCAGTAATGGCCAGATCAGAGGGAGCCTCATTTAAAGATGGCTTTTCCACCATATCCTCGATGCGATATACTGATTCTTCTACTTTCTGGCCCTTAATAATCCCATATCTCTCGATCTTGTCCTTGGGAACCTTTTCAATGGCAATAGCTGATGCATTATATTTTTCGTAAACATCAATAAGGTTTTTAGTACAGGGAGTGCTGTGCTGGGTTATGGTATCGCCTAAAAGGACGGCGAAGGGATCTCCATCCACGTGTTTCTGGGCACAGAGTATAGCATCCCCCAGACCTTTCTGTTCTTTCTGACGAACATAGTATATATCGGCCATGTCAGATATGGCCTCTATTTCAACCAGATAATCTATTTTACCACAGGATTTAAGGAAGAACTCCAGTTCGAAGGAACGATCAAAGTGATCCTCAATGGAACGCTTTCCCTTACCGGTTATGATCAGTATATCATCAATTCCTGAAGCCACTGCTTCCTCCACCACATACTGAATGGTGGGTTTATTAAACACCGGTAACATTTCTTTTGGCTGGGCCTTAGTAGCCGGCAAAAATCTGGTCCCGAGCCCTGCAGCAGGTATTACAGCTTTCATTATCAGATGCCCCCTAAAGGTATTAAACTTCTTAAATCTGTTTTGTAATGATAATCCTATTTATTTAATCTTCTTTCAACATATATCAAGTTATAGGTGTCATCGTGGGTGTTTTAGTAAGAAGTTGATCAGTTGTCCTTTTTCGCCTGGAATTATCTTCAAAATTCGGGCCACAATTGTATGAAATCCTTTTTTGACATTCCTCTAATCCTTATGGTCTTTTGTTGACTCTTCAGTCCTGATACCAACTCTACCGGACGGCCAGTTAAATTGGAAAATTCTTTAATGATCTCCTTATTGGCCTTTCCCTTGAGTGGGGGTGATTTTATTTTCACTTCCAGGGTTTTTCTCCAGGCATTATAACCAGCCAGGGCGAAGTGGTGGGAACGGGTTGTCACTTCAATATCCACCAATAAATCATCTCCAGCTATCCGCACCGCCTCCATATAATCACCTGCTCCATAATATTTTGAGTGGATCTTAAGTATTAAGTTTGGGTGAATTAAAGTTGGGTAACATTTAAATAGGGAAAGAAAAAAAGTAGGGTATGCTCTATTAATTCTTGAAATCAATTAATGTTAAATGCAGGGGTGGTCGAGCGGTCAAAGGCGCTAGGTTGAGGGCCTAGTGGGTGAGTCCCTTCGCGGGTTCGAATCCCGTCCCCTGCACCATTTTAACCTGTTATTAAGAGATTTATTATCATCTATCTAGGGCTCTATCTTGGCTTCATCGATTATGATCTTGACTTCCAGCACTTTGCCTTCCTTCAGATCTTGGATTAAAATGGAGTTAAGATCACATGCAGCCTTATCCGCCCTGATCATGAGGGTGCGACTACAAGTATAGTCACTGGTGCGGCATACCATGTCAGTGGGATGATCCAGAGTTAGAAGGGGGTGTCCGTATCCGGATATTTCGTCCTGATCATTTTCCGTCGTTAAAATTAATTTTATAACCGTATTTTCCTGCTTTAAGGCCATTTTCATCTGAGAAGGGATATCCTTCATTACCGAGCCGGCTGAAACACCAATAATGCAATCCGCTGTTTTCCCTATTTCCTGATCCCTGGTTACCTCGAATGTGGATCGGTGCTGAGATGTGATATTGGGATGTCCCTGTGCTTTGAAGGTGAATTCCATGATCTAATACTCCTTTTCCGGGAATTAATTCTTTAGTTCATACTTTAGATAACTAAATTTGAGGAAGTCCTATATAAAGGTGTTTTAGCTAAAAAGATAGTTACCCAAATTACAAAAAATGACAGGAACTTAATGTTAATGAAATGACAACCAGCCCACCCTTAACCGGCGTATATTGCCTTATCATAACTCTGAAAGAGAAATCTCCCATTCAGATTGGGAAGAAAGGAAAAATCATCTTTGAAGACGGCTGTTACGTGTATGTAGGCTCTGCCCTGAATTCCCTCCTGCCCCGTATAAAGCGACATTTAAGGCAGGAGAAGAAATTACACTGGCATATAGACTATTTACTTCAAAATGGAAATTCAGAAATAGTCGAGGTAAAATATGCACTTACCACTGAGCGTCTGGAATGTCAGGTGGCCAATGAAATTTCCAATAGGGGATGGGGTATAGAGAAATTTGGTTCATCAGACTGCAAGTGTCACTCCCATCTTTTCTTTTTTAATGACTGCTTAGAAGCAGTTGAAGCCTGTAAACGTGCCTTCAGTGTATTGGGACAGGAACAGCAAACCATTAAAGATTTGAAAAAATCTAGATAATTAGGTGTCTTTAGAATCTTCCGATCCACCACGATTGCTCTCAGGATGACTTGAACACTTAATGTCAAGCGGGATCAGAATGCAGGGTTTGTTCCGTATTAACCCCATAATCCCCTTAAAAAGGAAAATCAGACATTTTACCCATAAACACCAAAATCGTGGATAATATGGCTACACTTTAGAATTAATTAAACTGGTGAAAGAATTTTTCGAACTCCTCCACATCCATGGGCTCCGGTACCACGAATTTCTGGTTACTCAAAATGGAAGCTGCCAGTTGACTATAAGTTTGGGCCTGTTCTGATTCTGGAAACCTCTCCACCACCGTTTGGGCATTGATTTCACTCTTTTGAACCAGATCGCTACGGGGTATAACTCCTACCACTTGGGAACCTATTTTCTCCGCAAATTCTCTTACCATCTCTTGTTCTCGTTCTATTCCCCGGCAATTACAAATTATACCACCAAGACGGCCTTTAAGCTTCTTTATACCTTTTGATATATTGTTAGCAGCGTAAAGAGCCATGTATTCCCCGGAAGTTACTATGTACACCTCTTTGGCATACTCCTCCCGGAGTGGAACTGCAAATCCACCACAAACCACATCACCAAGGACATCGTAGATTATTATTCCCAGATCATCCTCGAATACTCCTATTCTCTCCAGGAGACTCATGGCCACAATTACTCCCCGGCCAGCACAACCTACCCCTGGTTCCGGCCCTCCGCTCTCCACACAGATGACATTACCATAACCAGTGAATAAAACATCTCCACCGGAGGCGTTTTTATTCTCACGCATGGTATCCAGGATGGTGGGGATCCGTCTTCCCACCAGAGTGCGAGTAGTATCCGCCTTGGGATCACAGCCTATAACCATGACCTTTTCATTCTGGGAGTAGGCTGCGGCCAGATTAGAGACCACTGTAGATTTTCCTATACCACCCTTACCGTAAATGGCAATACCCCGGGCCTTTTTCATCTCATCTCACCATGGCGGCTATGATGTCGCCCCGGGTCACCAGGCCCATTATTTTACCATTTTCATCCACTACCGGCAGTCGGTTAATATTATGAGTATCCATTAGTTGGGCGGCATCAGATAAATCCGCTTCAGGACCGATGGTTATTACCTTGGTGGTCATTATCTCCCCAATAAGCACCGATGCAGCCTTGTTCATGTCTTCAGCGATTTCATCCAACTCATATTTCATACGCACTGGTAATTCGATGAGATCCAGGGGAGCAGGAAGAATCAGGTTGATGCGGGGGGAGTGTACCTCCAAAAGTCGCATGATATCACCTTCACTTATTATTCCTACGAGAAGGCCCTCTTTATTCACTATGGGTGCTCCACTGATCTTATTATCCCGCAGGCTCTGTGCTACTTCCACGATTCTATCCTCCGGGTTGAATTTGATTACCTCTTTCTGCATGGCATCTTCTATTTTCATCACATGACCATCTCCATTATCATTTCCATAAGCGTGGTTTTCTATCTAAAATTTGTGATATAGACTTCCTGGATTAAATTATTATATTTTAGTATGGTTTTATAGGATTATTTCTTTTTCCATTTTGCGTTATAAATTTTAATAGAGAAAAAACAAAAGATAACACTCATTTAAAGTTAAATAAACTTTTATTATACTTGAACTTTTATTATACTTTTTCATGAAGTTTGTATATCAGATCCCGAGGACGCACCCTGGTTTCAACCATTAATCCGACATTATCTCCTTTCCCCGCCTTTTGAATTCTTTTTCCGTGGATTTCTAAGGATCCTACCTTTTGGACTACTGATCCCGTGGTTGGGCCTTGAATTATCACCTCATCTCCTTCTTGGAGACTATCCCATAATCTTATCTCTGCAGCCTGTGCCTTTTGGTAGTAATTAACCACTTCACCGACATCTTTTTTAAGATATGTGGCCTGGTTAGAACTGCTGATCTGGTGGGGGATTTTAAAATAAAATCCAGTGTCAAATCCCCGGTTAAACACCTTTCTAAGGTCTTTCAACCATTTATCTTCGAATTTCCAGTGTCCACTTAGATTACGGTCCATGGCCTCCCGGTACACCCTGGTGACCGTGGCCACGTATTCAGCGGGTCTGGCCCGTCCCTCAATTTTAAAAGAGGATATTCCAGCATCCATGAGTTCCGGTATGTGCCCCACCATGCAGAGGTCCTTGGGACTTAGTATATGTCCAGTTAAAATGTTTGAACCCGTTTTTGGGTTTTCTGGAAAATTTTTTTCTATAAGAAGTTCTTCTGAATCGTGAGAAGTGAGTTTCCATTCCCTGCGGCAGGGCTGCAGGCACTCTCCACAGTTAGCACTTTTCTGGTACAGATGTGAACTTAAGAAACATCTTCCGGATATGGCCAGGCACATGGCTCCATGCACAAAAACTTCCACCTCCAGGGGACTCTTCTGTACAATTTCTTTTATCTCCAGGAGGGATAGTTCCCGGGAGAGGATCACTCTTTTTACCCCCAGTTCTTTCAGCAGCTTTAAAGATTCAATGTTGGACACATTGGCCTGAACACTCATATGCACATCCAGGTCTCCTTGTCGAGCCAGGTTTAGAATACCCAGATCAGATGCAATTAACGCATCCACTCCTGAAGAACTAATTTCTGGCAGCTTCCCCCTCAAATCCTCCAAATCATTATCCCGCATAATGGTGTTGGTGCACAGGTATAACTTAACACCAGCTTCATGACAGCGCCCTACTGCCTTTCTCAAATCCTCCAGGGAGAAGCCCCCGGAGTGGGCTCGCATATTGTGTCCTACCAGGCCCACATACACGGCATCAGCCCCATTATTAATAGCAGCACTTAGGGCCGAAAAATCACGCGCTGGCACCAGTAATTCTACGATATTATCACCTCTCATGTTTGGGATCATCTTTAGTAGCAATCAAAAAAATTAGTATACTGTTTGTGAATAATATAATCCCCTACATTACATTCTTTTGGTTACATTTTTTGTTTGGGATCAGAATTTGGATTGAATCTTGGAATTACTTATGACCTTAATTTCTGGAATAGTGAAATAAAATTTAGAACCTCTTCCTGGTTTAGAATGCATCCATATACGTCCACCGTGTCTTTCCACAACTTTCTTGCAAATAGCCAGTCCCATCCCCGTACCAGGATACTCAGTCCGATGCAGTCTCTGGAAGATCATGAAGATATGATCTGCATATTTGGGATCTATCCCAATACCATTATCTTCCACGATAAAAAGCCATCCTTTATCTTTTTTTTGGGCTGAAATGTGGATTTGGGGGTTATCCCGGCAATGATACTTAATGGCATTACTTATAAGATTCTGGAAAAGTTGTAATAACTGAGAATAATCGGCAATGAGTACTGGTAGAGGATCATAGGTGATCTTTATTCCACCTTCATCCACTGCCACCTTCAAATTCATTAAAACCTGATCCAGGATTCTCTGGCAATCAACCTCCGCCAAATCCTTCTCCCGGGTGGTGAGTCGGGAATAGGTTAAAAGATCCCTAATCATCTTTTGCATCCTAATAGCCCCATCAGATGCGAATTCGATGAATTCATGAGCCTCAGGATCTAACTTGTCTTTATAACGTCGTTCTAAAAGTTGTAAAAAGCTAATTATCATACGTATAGGTTCCTGCAGGTCATGAGAAGCAGTAGAGGCGAATTGTTCCAGGGCAACGTTGGATTCTTTTAATTTTTGATTGAGGTTGCGCAGCTCTTCTTCAGACTTTTTACGATCCGTGATATCTATAATAGATGCTATTCTTTGAGAAGTTCCCGGTATACTTTCTATAGTTAAGTATGCATCACCTAAAGTTCCATCTTTCCTTATAAAACTGAATTCGTAGTTTTTCGGGGCTGATTTGTCCATAGTTCGTCTTAGATGATATTTCATCATCCTTTCCCTGTCTTCTTCCGTAACAAATTCTATCCAGCTTTTTCCCTCAACCTCCTCCAGGGAGAAACCAGTTAGCCTCACGAATTCGGTATTTACGAGGGATAAGGAAGTATCCTCTTCGATAAGTACTGTTGCAGTTCCAGTATTTTCAAATATAGTCCTATATTTAGATTCAGATTTACGCAAAGCTTCTTCCATACGTCGTCGTTGAGTGATATCCTCTACAAATCCTTCAAAATAAATCGGATCTCCCTTATCATCACGAACTACTCTTAAGTTAAGATCAGCAACCCAATTTTCCCCATTTTTCTTGATGAATTCATTCTCGAATTTTACAACACCCTGACTATCCTGGATGATATCCAGTATTTCCCTGCGACGCCCGGGTTCTGTGTAGATCTGATGACCAATTTGATGAACATCATTTATCATTTCTTCTGGTGACTGGTATCCAAACATTTGGGCGAAGGTTAAATTTACATTGAAGAATCTTCCTTCCGGGGTAGACTGGAATATTCCTATTCCGGCGTGCTGGAATATACTACGATACTTCTCCCGGGAATATTTTAATTTTTTTTGAACCTGTTCCCTTTGTTTTATTTCTATTCTAAGCCTTTCATTGGTTTCTTCCAATTGAGAGGTACGTCTTTCCACCAGTTCCTCCAGATGATTTTGATATCTTTTAATTTCTTCTTCGGCATCCTTTTTATCAGTGATGTCTCGAATAGATTCAATGGCGCCTACAACTTTTCCTTTTCTGTTATAAAGTGGAGCGGCTTTGCCCCATAGATAAGTAGGCTTGTCTCTAAGGTTAGGAATGAAAACTTCGGCGGTGATGGATTCATCTCTATGCTGGTAGTGAACATATCTCCCTGCTACCGAGGAGTCGGATAAAAATACCTGATCAATTAAAAGGGGCCTCCTCTGACCGTAAAATGGTATAGCATATTCGTAATCACCTTTACCAAGTATATTTTCTGACTTAACCTCGGTTAAGTCTTCCATGGCCTGATTCCAGGCAATAACATCACCGGCAGAATTAATAACAAAAGTAGCATCGGGAAGAAATTTTATGATATCTGAAAAACGTTCCCCTGAAAAACGTTCCCCCGAATCAAAGAATTCTTCATTAACTTTTTCTTCATAAATTTTTTGGTCAGAATGACCATTAACTGTTGTTTCAGGTTTCCTGTCACCACAATAGATCATCAAATTCCAGCATTTCCTTTTTTTCACATTTTTTTCGAGTGTTATCAATAAAATTGTCAATATGTTAAGAACTATTGCCAACTGTACTCTTGAATTGCCATGATATATACTTTATTGATCTAAAAGATACATTCAAATGTAGGTAATTGGTAATTGTCTCATGGACTGAAAAAAACTATTATCCTTATTTAACACCGGCAGGCCTCGTAGTCCGCTATATTATCCGGTAAATCGGTGGGATAGTCACCAGTCAAACAACCCATACACAATTCATCCTTTTTGATACCAATACACTCCACCAGGGCCTCTGC encodes:
- a CDS encoding DUF371 domain-containing protein, whose product is MEFTFKAQGHPNITSQHRSTFEVTRDQEIGKTADCIIGVSAGSVMKDIPSQMKMALKQENTVIKLILTTENDQDEISGYGHPLLTLDHPTDMVCRTSDYTCSRTLMIRADKAACDLNSILIQDLKEGKVLEVKIIIDEAKIEP
- the galE gene encoding UDP-glucose 4-epimerase GalE, with translation MILVTGGAGYIGSHVNKELNKQGYETVVLDNLSYGHDDFVKWGTLERVDLSNTREIRRVFQDYAFEAVLHFAAFTYVGESVENPQKYYLNNLRNTLNLLEVMLEFEVKKLVFSSTCATYGDPIEIPITEEHPQTPINPYGRGKLMMEQILRDYSQAYGLRYASLRYFNAAGADPDGEVGEMHNPETHLIPLILDAALGKREAIKIFGTDYPTEDGTCIRDYIHVTDLADAHIKALKYLENRGESDVFNLGNGNGFSVREVIEEARKVTGREIKAIETDRRPGDPPILVGSSEKAREILKWQPRFYDLSQIISTAWKWHENLKKRDKGT
- a CDS encoding PAS domain S-box protein, which gives rise to MKKRKCWNLMIYCGDRKPETTVNGHSDQKIYEEKVNEEFFDSGERFSGERFSDIIKFLPDATFVINSAGDVIAWNQAMEDLTEVKSENILGKGDYEYAIPFYGQRRPLLIDQVFLSDSSVAGRYVHYQHRDESITAEVFIPNLRDKPTYLWGKAAPLYNRKGKVVGAIESIRDITDKKDAEEEIKRYQNHLEELVERRTSQLEETNERLRIEIKQREQVQKKLKYSREKYRSIFQHAGIGIFQSTPEGRFFNVNLTFAQMFGYQSPEEMINDVHQIGHQIYTEPGRRREILDIIQDSQGVVKFENEFIKKNGENWVADLNLRVVRDDKGDPIYFEGFVEDITQRRRMEEALRKSESKYRTIFENTGTATVLIEEDTSLSLVNTEFVRLTGFSLEEVEGKSWIEFVTEEDRERMMKYHLRRTMDKSAPKNYEFSFIRKDGTLGDAYLTIESIPGTSQRIASIIDITDRKKSEEELRNLNQKLKESNVALEQFASTASHDLQEPIRMIISFLQLLERRYKDKLDPEAHEFIEFASDGAIRMQKMIRDLLTYSRLTTREKDLAEVDCQRILDQVLMNLKVAVDEGGIKITYDPLPVLIADYSQLLQLFQNLISNAIKYHCRDNPQIHISAQKKDKGWLFIVEDNGIGIDPKYADHIFMIFQRLHRTEYPGTGMGLAICKKVVERHGGRIWMHSKPGRGSKFYFTIPEIKVISNSKIQSKF
- a CDS encoding U32 family peptidase; this encodes MRGDNIVELLVPARDFSALSAAINNGADAVYVGLVGHNMRAHSGGFSLEDLRKAVGRCHEAGVKLYLCTNTIMRDNDLEDLRGKLPEISSSGVDALIASDLGILNLARQGDLDVHMSVQANVSNIESLKLLKELGVKRVILSRELSLLEIKEIVQKSPLEVEVFVHGAMCLAISGRCFLSSHLYQKSANCGECLQPCRREWKLTSHDSEELLIEKNFPENPKTGSNILTGHILSPKDLCMVGHIPELMDAGISSFKIEGRARPAEYVATVTRVYREAMDRNLSGHWKFEDKWLKDLRKVFNRGFDTGFYFKIPHQISSSNQATYLKKDVGEVVNYYQKAQAAEIRLWDSLQEGDEVIIQGPTTGSVVQKVGSLEIHGKRIQKAGKGDNVGLMVETRVRPRDLIYKLHEKV
- a CDS encoding DUF167 family protein, which translates into the protein MEAVRIAGDDLLVDIEVTTRSHHFALAGYNAWRKTLEVKIKSPPLKGKANKEIIKEFSNLTGRPVELVSGLKSQQKTIRIRGMSKKDFIQLWPEF
- the galU gene encoding UTP--glucose-1-phosphate uridylyltransferase GalU, with protein sequence MKAVIPAAGLGTRFLPATKAQPKEMLPVFNKPTIQYVVEEAVASGIDDILIITGKGKRSIEDHFDRSFELEFFLKSCGKIDYLVEIEAISDMADIYYVRQKEQKGLGDAILCAQKHVDGDPFAVLLGDTITQHSTPCTKNLIDVYEKYNASAIAIEKVPKDKIERYGIIKGQKVEESVYRIEDMVEKPSLNEAPSDLAITGRYILQPEIFDYLEEVPPGVGGEIQLTDAMRLLDSIYGHVFPGRIYDIGTTLEWLKSSLDMALEDPEVGEEMREYLKQIIK
- the cfbC gene encoding Ni-sirohydrochlorin a,c-diamide reductive cyclase ATP-dependent reductase subunit: MKKARGIAIYGKGGIGKSTVVSNLAAAYSQNEKVMVIGCDPKADTTRTLVGRRIPTILDTMRENKNASGGDVLFTGYGNVICVESGGPEPGVGCAGRGVIVAMSLLERIGVFEDDLGIIIYDVLGDVVCGGFAVPLREEYAKEVYIVTSGEYMALYAANNISKGIKKLKGRLGGIICNCRGIEREQEMVREFAEKIGSQVVGVIPRSDLVQKSEINAQTVVERFPESEQAQTYSQLAASILSNQKFVVPEPMDVEEFEKFFHQFN
- a CDS encoding GIY-YIG nuclease family protein — protein: MTTSPPLTGVYCLIITLKEKSPIQIGKKGKIIFEDGCYVYVGSALNSLLPRIKRHLRQEKKLHWHIDYLLQNGNSEIVEVKYALTTERLECQVANEISNRGWGIEKFGSSDCKCHSHLFFFNDCLEAVEACKRAFSVLGQEQQTIKDLKKSR
- a CDS encoding CBS domain-containing protein, which gives rise to MKIEDAMQKEVIKFNPEDRIVEVAQSLRDNKISGAPIVNKEGLLVGIISEGDIMRLLEVHSPRINLILPAPLDLIELPVRMKYELDEIAEDMNKAASVLIGEIMTTKVITIGPEADLSDAAQLMDTHNINRLPVVDENGKIMGLVTRGDIIAAMVR